The proteins below come from a single Rhizobium sp. BT04 genomic window:
- the parE gene encoding DNA topoisomerase IV subunit B: MDDSNDLFSGMPLSEKREEAQKPAAPAERPPMTAAPVAAAAPPAGASARPAPAASNSDDYGASSIRVLEGLEPVRMRPGMYIGGTDEKALHHLFAEVIDNAMDEAVAGHANFIEVYLDLEGYLTVSDNGRGIPVENHPQVPGKSTLEVIMTKLHAGGKFDGKAYETSGGLHGVGVSVVNALSDDLEVEVARNRKLYRQRFSRGLPQGGLEELGDVHNRRGTRVRFHPDPQIFGDHMKFDAARVFRMARSKAYLFGGVEIRWSCEAGVLPEGSEVPDKAVFHFPGGLKDYLQATMGKEFTVTREIFAGKTEKVSGHGSMEWAITWYGGDPQVHSYCNTIPTPEGGTHEAGLRIALTKGLKAYAELTQNKRAAQITTDDVMISAVGMLSVFIREPEFVGQTKDKLATVEAQRIVENALRDPFDHYLADNPNESAKLLDWVIERAEERLRRRKEKEVNRKTAVRKLRLPGKLADCSQNTAEGAELFIVEGDSAGGSAKQARNRANQAILPLRGKILNVASAGREKLGANQQLADLIQALGCGTRSKYRDEDLRYERIIVMTDADVDGAHIASLLITFFYQEMPELVRGGHLFLAVPPLYKITQGSKSAYARDDNHRAELMQTEFKGKAKVEISRFKGLGEMMPAQLKETTMDPSKRTLLKVLIDEVDFEGTRSAVDDLMGTKPEARFRFIQERAAFAENLDI, from the coding sequence ATGGACGATAGCAACGACCTCTTTTCCGGAATGCCCCTCTCTGAAAAACGCGAGGAGGCGCAGAAGCCTGCCGCTCCGGCCGAGCGGCCGCCGATGACAGCTGCGCCCGTCGCCGCCGCAGCACCCCCTGCCGGAGCCTCTGCGCGCCCGGCGCCGGCCGCGTCGAACTCCGATGATTATGGCGCCTCGTCGATCCGCGTCCTCGAAGGCCTCGAGCCGGTGCGCATGCGGCCGGGCATGTATATCGGCGGCACCGATGAAAAGGCGCTGCATCACCTCTTTGCCGAAGTCATCGACAATGCGATGGACGAGGCGGTCGCCGGACACGCCAATTTCATCGAGGTCTATCTTGACCTCGAGGGTTACCTCACCGTCTCCGACAACGGCCGCGGCATCCCGGTAGAGAACCATCCGCAGGTGCCGGGCAAATCGACGCTCGAAGTCATCATGACCAAGCTGCATGCCGGCGGCAAATTCGACGGCAAGGCCTACGAGACCTCCGGCGGCCTGCACGGCGTCGGCGTCTCGGTCGTCAATGCGCTTTCCGACGACCTCGAGGTCGAGGTAGCGCGCAACCGCAAGCTATACCGCCAGCGTTTCTCCCGCGGCCTGCCTCAGGGCGGCCTCGAAGAGCTGGGCGACGTCCACAATCGCCGCGGCACCCGCGTACGCTTCCACCCCGACCCCCAGATCTTTGGGGATCACATGAAGTTCGATGCCGCCCGCGTTTTCCGCATGGCGCGCTCGAAAGCCTATCTGTTCGGCGGCGTCGAAATCCGCTGGAGCTGCGAGGCGGGCGTGCTGCCCGAAGGCTCCGAGGTGCCTGACAAGGCTGTCTTCCACTTCCCCGGCGGCCTGAAGGACTATCTCCAGGCGACGATGGGCAAGGAGTTCACCGTCACCCGCGAGATCTTCGCCGGCAAGACCGAGAAGGTGAGCGGCCACGGCTCGATGGAATGGGCGATCACCTGGTACGGCGGCGATCCGCAGGTGCATTCCTATTGCAACACCATCCCGACCCCCGAAGGCGGCACGCATGAGGCCGGCCTGCGCATCGCGCTGACCAAGGGCCTGAAGGCCTATGCCGAGCTGACGCAGAACAAGCGCGCCGCCCAGATCACCACCGACGACGTGATGATCTCGGCCGTCGGCATGCTGTCGGTTTTCATCCGCGAGCCGGAATTCGTCGGCCAGACCAAGGACAAGCTCGCAACCGTCGAGGCCCAGCGCATCGTCGAGAATGCGCTCCGCGATCCCTTCGATCACTACCTTGCCGACAATCCGAACGAGTCGGCCAAGCTGCTCGACTGGGTGATCGAGCGCGCCGAGGAGCGCCTGCGCCGCCGCAAGGAAAAGGAAGTCAACCGCAAGACGGCGGTGCGCAAATTGCGCCTGCCCGGCAAGCTCGCCGATTGTTCGCAGAACACCGCCGAAGGCGCCGAACTCTTCATCGTCGAGGGCGATTCGGCAGGCGGTTCGGCCAAGCAGGCGCGCAACCGCGCCAACCAGGCCATTCTGCCGCTGCGCGGCAAGATCCTCAACGTTGCCAGCGCCGGCCGTGAAAAGCTCGGCGCCAACCAGCAGCTCGCCGATCTCATCCAGGCTCTCGGCTGCGGCACGCGCTCGAAATACCGCGACGAAGACCTGCGCTACGAGCGCATCATCGTCATGACCGATGCCGACGTCGACGGCGCCCACATCGCCTCGCTGCTCATCACCTTCTTCTATCAGGAGATGCCGGAGCTGGTGCGCGGCGGCCATCTCTTCCTCGCCGTGCCGCCGCTCTATAAGATCACTCAAGGCTCGAAATCCGCCTATGCCCGCGACGACAACCATCGCGCCGAGCTGATGCAGACGGAGTTCAAGGGCAAGGCCAAGGTCGAGATCAGCCGCTTCAAAGGTCTCGGCGAGATGATGCCCGCCCAGCTCAAGGAAACCACCATGGATCCGTCCAAGCGCACCCTGCTCAAGGTGCTGATCGACGAGGTGGATTTCGAAGGCACCCGCAGCGCCGTCGACGATCTGATGGGCACCAAACCGGAAGCCAGATTCCGCTTCATCCAGGAGCGTGCGGCCTTCGCGGAGAATCTTGATATTTAA
- a CDS encoding HlyD family type I secretion periplasmic adaptor subunit gives MNPSYAPFAERAIRHLTLVAIAMIVLLVGVLGGLAATIRLQGAVIAAGTLVVDTYVKPVQHQKGGTVGQVFVKNGDRVESGQILVHLDDTQTRANLAIVSKRLKELAARTARLSAERDAKETITFPETLLKDREIAEVGAMLDGEQRLFQDRRSSRTGRKGQLAERVSQLSKEAEGLDAQQDGKRQAIFIINKELASLQPLLDQGIIPATRVYALQRDAADLTGELGSLVASAAQTNGKIAETRLQIIQVDDDQRTEVSDQLRQAESESGEYSERLVAAEDELKHIDIRAPQAGIVHQLVVHAPGAVVTPGEAIMQIVPDTDALTPELKLSPQDIDQVAVGQEVTLRFSAFSQRTTPELNGRVTKIAADLTTDQRTGQSYYSLRVGVPEAEWKRLGSLSPVAGMPVEAFVQTGERTALAYLAKPLTDQIARAFKEE, from the coding sequence ATGAACCCCAGCTATGCGCCATTCGCTGAACGGGCGATCCGGCATCTGACGCTTGTTGCGATCGCGATGATCGTTCTGCTCGTCGGCGTTCTCGGGGGGCTTGCCGCGACCATCCGGCTTCAGGGCGCTGTCATTGCTGCCGGAACGCTGGTGGTCGACACTTACGTCAAACCTGTCCAGCATCAGAAGGGCGGAACGGTTGGCCAAGTCTTCGTCAAGAATGGAGATCGTGTCGAATCTGGTCAGATACTGGTGCATCTCGACGATACGCAAACACGTGCGAATCTTGCGATTGTATCGAAGCGGCTGAAAGAACTCGCAGCGCGCACTGCGCGATTGTCGGCCGAGCGGGACGCAAAGGAAACAATTACCTTTCCCGAGACGCTGCTGAAGGATCGGGAGATTGCCGAAGTCGGTGCGATGCTCGATGGCGAACAACGGCTGTTTCAAGATCGACGATCATCCAGAACCGGTCGCAAAGGGCAGCTAGCCGAACGGGTTAGCCAGCTTTCGAAAGAGGCCGAGGGGCTGGACGCGCAGCAGGACGGTAAGCGGCAGGCGATTTTCATCATCAACAAGGAGCTCGCCAGCCTGCAGCCGTTGCTCGATCAAGGCATCATTCCGGCGACCCGTGTCTATGCACTGCAACGGGATGCTGCCGACTTGACGGGTGAACTTGGCAGCCTGGTTGCGTCAGCAGCTCAGACCAACGGAAAGATCGCTGAAACCCGGTTACAGATCATCCAGGTCGATGACGACCAACGGACCGAGGTTTCGGATCAACTGCGACAGGCCGAAAGCGAAAGCGGCGAATATTCCGAACGGCTTGTCGCGGCGGAAGACGAATTGAAGCATATCGATATTCGCGCGCCTCAAGCCGGCATTGTCCATCAGCTGGTGGTTCACGCGCCCGGCGCTGTCGTCACACCGGGAGAAGCAATCATGCAGATTGTCCCCGACACCGACGCTCTGACACCGGAACTCAAGCTCTCACCGCAGGATATCGATCAGGTTGCGGTTGGGCAGGAGGTGACACTTCGGTTTTCCGCTTTCAGCCAACGGACAACTCCGGAGTTGAATGGCCGTGTCACAAAGATAGCTGCAGATCTCACGACGGACCAACGGACGGGGCAGAGTTATTACAGCCTCAGGGTCGGGGTCCCTGAGGCTGAATGGAAGCGATTGGGTAGTCTCTCGCCAGTGGCCGGGATGCCGGTGGAGGCGTTCGTTCAGACCGGTGAGCGTACTGCCCTGGCCTATCTTGCAAAACCACTAACCGATCAGATAGCTCGAGCTTTCAAGGAGGAATAG
- a CDS encoding type I secretion system permease/ATPase → MAVLFSLKKAVLGIGATSAIINILALTGSFFMLQVYDRVIPGRSLPTLVGLGIIAATLYAFQGILELVRSMLLVRVGLSVDERFGETVYDSLVLFPSRMQMPGDGLQSVRDMDTVRGFLSGPGPTALFDIPWMPFYLGLCFFFHVWIGMTALAGALMLVGLTILAEQKSREPAKEAAKIASERTALAEATRRNSEAVLAMGFGRLLGKKWDEINRRYLNNHLHASNVTGTLGTLSKILRMMLQSAVLAVGAVLVIRQEASGGIMIASSILVSRALAPVELAIGQWKGFAAARNSWSRLLQLSQLMPADGREVSLPEPTGLLKAESLHLAAPGSKSAILRGVSFELKAGDAVGVIGPSASGKSSLARGLVGLWQPLAGAVRLDGASLSQWDPTALGRHIGYLPQDVSLFGGSIAENIARFDPDASSDKIIAAAKAAGVYDMIVQFPEGFDMKIGEQGSTLSGGQRQRIALARALYGDPFLVVLDEPNSNLDAEGEAALSRAIFGVRSRGGIAVVIAHRPSALAAVDTVMVLANGQMQAFGPKEEVLKKTTQAAQSPSPPVRLTIAGEGAAQ, encoded by the coding sequence GTGGCGGTGCTCTTCTCGCTGAAGAAAGCCGTCCTCGGGATCGGTGCGACCAGCGCGATCATCAATATTCTGGCGCTGACCGGTTCGTTCTTCATGCTGCAGGTATACGACAGAGTCATCCCCGGCCGCAGCCTGCCGACGCTCGTCGGCCTCGGGATCATCGCCGCCACGCTCTATGCGTTTCAGGGAATTCTCGAGCTTGTTCGCTCGATGCTTCTTGTGCGCGTCGGGCTGTCGGTCGACGAACGCTTCGGAGAAACGGTCTACGATTCGCTCGTCCTGTTTCCATCGCGCATGCAGATGCCTGGCGATGGTCTGCAGTCGGTGCGCGACATGGATACGGTGCGCGGGTTTCTATCGGGTCCCGGCCCCACGGCATTGTTCGATATTCCCTGGATGCCGTTTTACCTTGGCCTGTGCTTCTTTTTCCATGTCTGGATCGGCATGACGGCTCTCGCCGGCGCCTTGATGCTGGTTGGCCTAACGATCCTGGCGGAACAGAAGTCGCGTGAGCCGGCCAAGGAGGCCGCGAAAATCGCATCCGAGCGGACGGCTCTTGCGGAAGCAACGCGTCGAAACTCGGAAGCTGTCCTGGCAATGGGATTCGGTCGTCTGCTTGGCAAGAAATGGGACGAAATCAATCGGCGTTATCTCAACAATCATCTGCACGCATCGAACGTGACCGGCACGCTTGGAACATTGTCCAAGATATTGCGAATGATGCTCCAGTCCGCCGTGCTGGCTGTCGGGGCGGTTCTCGTCATCCGTCAAGAGGCATCAGGCGGTATCATGATCGCCAGTTCCATTCTCGTCAGTCGAGCGCTGGCGCCGGTTGAACTGGCAATCGGCCAATGGAAGGGATTTGCAGCGGCTCGCAATAGCTGGTCCCGGCTGTTGCAGCTTTCGCAACTCATGCCGGCGGATGGGCGTGAGGTATCGCTGCCCGAGCCGACAGGTCTGCTAAAAGCCGAGAGCCTGCATCTCGCCGCACCCGGCTCGAAGAGCGCGATCCTGCGTGGCGTCTCCTTCGAACTGAAGGCTGGTGACGCTGTTGGCGTGATCGGCCCCAGCGCCTCTGGCAAGTCCTCGCTCGCCCGCGGCCTCGTCGGCCTTTGGCAACCGCTCGCCGGCGCTGTCCGCCTTGACGGCGCTTCACTGTCCCAATGGGATCCAACGGCGCTCGGTCGGCACATCGGATACTTGCCTCAGGATGTCTCGCTTTTTGGAGGATCGATCGCAGAAAACATCGCGCGTTTCGATCCGGACGCATCATCCGACAAGATCATCGCGGCGGCAAAAGCCGCGGGCGTCTACGACATGATCGTTCAGTTTCCCGAAGGCTTCGACATGAAAATCGGCGAGCAGGGATCGACGCTGTCTGGTGGCCAGCGGCAGCGCATCGCGCTGGCGAGAGCCCTTTACGGCGACCCCTTCCTGGTCGTGCTCGACGAACCAAACTCGAACCTCGACGCGGAGGGAGAAGCAGCATTGTCGCGGGCAATCTTCGGCGTGCGGTCACGGGGCGGTATTGCCGTTGTCATCGCTCATCGTCCAAGTGCGCTCGCCGCGGTCGATACCGTTATGGTTTTGGCGAACGGTCAGATGCAGGCCTTTGGTCCGAAGGAGGAAGTCCTGAAAAAGACGACGCAAGCAGCCCAATCGCCGTCCCCGCCCGTTCGATTGACGATAGCCGGCGAGGGAGCGGCGCAATGA
- a CDS encoding alpha/beta hydrolase yields MRMSTSHCTIITAIAAFFLSAAVLSAAAPARAADALPPFKDDLFSKQTILQTGDDGAFEVIGYDEMRDINGRDQIPQKRVQQKYVALGIRKSQADETLPLDGISLDVTRVGPAQNAAFTVIFIHGRDGDRRLGANDYSFGGNFNRLKNLVAGNGGVYYSPTVKSFDSSGVAAIAGLIRYANALSPGRPIILSCASMGSQVCWGIARDSDSVKRLKGMLVMSGVTDPDFIKSAFYRAKLPLWFAHGSRDPVYAASDQQALFESLHKAKYPARFTLFQTGNHGTPIRMIDWRRVVNWILAG; encoded by the coding sequence ATGCGAATGTCCACAAGTCATTGCACCATCATCACCGCAATTGCGGCGTTTTTCTTGTCCGCAGCCGTCCTCTCTGCTGCCGCCCCGGCGCGGGCGGCCGATGCGCTGCCGCCTTTCAAAGACGATCTGTTTTCGAAACAGACGATCTTGCAGACGGGCGATGACGGCGCCTTCGAGGTCATCGGCTATGACGAGATGCGCGATATCAACGGCCGCGACCAGATCCCGCAAAAGCGGGTACAGCAGAAATATGTGGCGCTCGGCATCCGCAAGAGCCAGGCCGACGAGACGCTGCCGCTCGACGGTATCAGCCTCGATGTCACCAGGGTGGGACCGGCTCAGAATGCCGCCTTCACGGTGATTTTCATTCATGGCCGCGACGGCGACCGGCGGCTCGGGGCCAACGACTACAGTTTCGGCGGCAACTTCAACCGGCTGAAGAACCTCGTCGCCGGCAATGGCGGCGTCTATTATTCACCCACCGTCAAAAGCTTCGACAGCAGCGGTGTTGCGGCGATCGCCGGTCTGATCCGCTATGCCAACGCGCTATCGCCCGGCCGGCCGATCATCCTTTCCTGCGCCTCGATGGGCAGCCAGGTCTGCTGGGGCATTGCGCGCGACAGCGACAGCGTCAAGCGGCTGAAGGGCATGCTTGTTATGAGCGGGGTCACCGATCCGGATTTCATCAAGAGCGCCTTCTACAGGGCGAAGCTGCCGCTCTGGTTCGCCCATGGCAGCCGCGACCCGGTCTATGCCGCCTCCGACCAGCAGGCGCTGTTCGAAAGCCTGCACAAGGCAAAATATCCGGCGCGTTTCACGCTGTTTCAGACCGGCAATCACGGGACGCCGATCCGGATGATCGACTGGCGCAGGGTGGTGAACTGGATTCTTGCCGGCTAG